A region of the Mytilus galloprovincialis chromosome 1, xbMytGall1.hap1.1, whole genome shotgun sequence genome:
tttttcatttgttgcaagtgcatttatcacataattctacaataaaaattcctcgcatctttgaaaattctacattaataatgactgcactaacagtgataattcatcgcatctatagttaaaatggatcgctttcaataatcgatatgctatattatgatgcttttataacacttatttgaagtttaatgctatgtttgtatattataaagacatatcacaatgaaaatatgttaaaacttaacttaaaatcctttaacttgatattttcaaaacgtaaacaaatacagttttcccatgatcctttattctacaatagacatacccgcatataacagtaaaaatgaactagctggattcgcactttatatacactgctAAATGAAGAAAGCTGTAATAAGAAAGAGTGTGAAATTTGACGTACATTGCGTGTCTTTTGGTAAAGTTATATGAAAATGTGTGATATACAAATACCTTCATTTTAACTGTTTAAGGTATTGGTACTGTATAGCTTTTTTTCCATTGTAGATATTTTGTATAGTTGAGATTTAATTATTTAGtcgttttaattttattgtccaTTGTTAAGGCTCCTCAGGTGAATAAAACGCTCGATTGGTCGATTGCTGTTTCTTGATGCTCAGTGGAGTATATCTTCTGTATGTTAAGAACAAACTAATAGTACATTCAGATATTGGATATATATGCGCCAAAGATACAGCAATCAAAATGTACGTCCTGTTTTAAATAAGCATTTTTAAGTCTTACGAGTTTATACACTAAAGTTAGGTATCACAATATAGAATGTATACTGGAATACATGGTTGCCGTGGAAACGATGACACAGTTGAATTTCCagtactttttttattattgcataCCAAAGCATTTTTTTAAGATGAAACGCTATTTACCGTTCGAGTGTTTtaccttgtttaaaaaaaaaaagtgttttaaagACCTCCACAGGCCGGAACTTAATCGGAAAGGACGGATGGAAAAATATGTATTTGTGTCATATGATAACGTATcgtttaatcaaattttaaaagcttATATAAATGAAGACATAATTCCAACGGACAACTAAATACAGGCTACACAAGTTGTAAGTACGCATTTTGCAAAAATGAAATTTCTGTCACCGAGTTTGGATCTTTTACCTCCATGGAAAAACTAAGTCAGAGagaacaccatttttttttttaaataattttttgtctTAAGGAAgatcaaaattaatttataattgtCGATCTTGTTAAAACGTTATTGATCAGTATATCGGTATTAAATAGTTCATTACTTTATTTAGATTGATTGAAATTGGATTAAGTTCGACTTATTCATTGTGTAGAAGCCTTCTTTGACCATTTAAATTCCTGACCTACATTAAAAAGTCGTTTTAAAATCCTTACAAGTACAtacgtacatgtattttatgtaattgtatgtattttatgtaattttatgcatttttctgacgtcagacacgcgaatcaatgaatgtgtttgaagataaaaaaaattctgttctgttaaattgtttcttttaaaattattacacgatgatgactgctgtacccatattttgactattgtatttattatgtctgttatgttcacgcatcattgtaaatataacggaatttgacgagactgtcaacaaggtgagaggtttagtgctacattttgtataaaaccaggtttaatacaccattttctacatttgaaaatgcctgtaccaagtcaggaatatgacagttattgtccattcgttgtTGATGTGTTttggcatttgattttgccatgtgattatggactttccgattagattttcctctgagttcagtatttttgtgattttacttttgatagGTTTGGTTATTCAGTAAGATGACAAGATGTGACGATCTGAAGAAGGAATTTCAATGTACCAATTTTGTATTTGATCATGATTCTCCTAAACTGTTTGTTCTAGCAGAGGTATGTAGTTACTTATCTATCcatacagatttatatatcattttctttaatgCAAGCAAAAgcttcttttattttatcatagtgtcattacaaaattataaaatgcaaaaataattttatatttaaagttgaCCTGATTagcgtattttttttaaatcttcaaatAGACATTCGTTTTTTCGGTCACATAACCATTGAGGCCAAACATCTACTGTTTCTGTGTTATCCGTCTCTATGACATCGGTCTTACACATGCTATGTGTTCTTCGTGACTTCGCACTTCGTAATCAAGATTCACTACagaatagaaaaaagtaaaatcacaaaaatactgaactcagaggaaaatcaattcggaaagtccataatcacatggcaaaatcaaataacaaaacgcatcaaaaatgaatggacaagaactgtcatatactgacttggtacaggcattttcaaatgtagaaaatggtggattgaacctggttttatagctagctaaacctctcacttgtatgacagtcgcatcaaattccattatattgtaaccgatgcgtgaacaaaacaaacagacacaataggtaaaaatgtcaaaaataggggtacagcagtcaatattgtgttatcatcttaatcactataaaaacaacaaatgtaacgaagaagcacaaaaaggcatacatcaaattaacatcctcattttgattatattatacgattttatttgtctatgtaaaatgcacccatcaaggaaggagggttttgagtactggtgaaaattgcgcgtttgaaattcgcacaggtagacatgaaataattttgtcgttcaaagtatgacgggatgcataaatacagtcacgcaaaatagatataacaaaaaactggcttaacagttaaagtaataataataaataaaataatagtgcggttcaaagtatgacgggatacataagtacagaggcacgtcaaatgtatatcacaaaaacagtgggttaacagtaaaagtaatattaataaataaaataattttgtcattcaaggtatgacaagatacataggtacagagtcacatcatgaaataattttgtcgttcaaagtatgatgggatacatcagcacagagttacgtcaaaaggatatctaaaaaaacagacttaacagtaaaagttatattaataaagacaaataaaagaataatataacacgttattaagatgataaacaacgtcagtacgcaaaatctatactttaagaccatcgtgtattatttgtgaagttgatacggaatatttatcaacaagttctgggtaccttccgatgaacttttttagaaaaaggacgagacgttctttgacatacccctggttcatcaactttctgctcagacactggtgacgttttacaaagtctgagtaggagctgcaagctctagaataccgaataagttgggaaatgtatattccatatgcaggtgaagttgttGTTGAAGTCATTGTTTTTCTTCTTGTCAAGGCATTCTTTATAAGTAATTGATTGAATAGACACATACGTtatgtttccttttatttcaaaattttcatttacatACACTGGTTGGGCATCATAAGGAGAAAGGGCATCGCAAAAAAATTGAGAAAGAGTATACTAAATGAGGAAGCGGTTATATGAAAGaaagcgggggggggggggggatttgacGTACATTTCGCGTCTTTGTTAAAGTTTCACTGTAACTGTATTTAGTCATTTTGGTTTTACTACCCATGGTTATGACGACGAAGTGACCTTCTTAACTGAAACAAAGGCTCGATGGATTGATGGCTGTTTCTTGATGCTCAGTTGCGTATATCCTTTGTAGTTTGTATTACTAGACCAAACTAACAGTACATTCAAATATTGGATATGCGTCAATGATACAGCAATCAAAATGTAACGTTCTGGATTAAATAAGCATTTAAGATGATGCCTTGTGACATTTAACGACACTTTTTTTAAAGCTAGGTatcacaatatataatatatcctGGAATAAAAGAGTCAACATGGTTGCCGTGGAAATGCAAGGTATTCTTTTGCAGTTTACAACGCGGGACAGACCTTTGTTCTTATAGATCTTTATTGcaataaaatgtatcaataaGACACCTCTTAATGTAAGACACCAAAATCCTCATGGTACTCTACTTTCTACTTGCCAATtagccttttcagaatctaaagaatcagGCATGGGTAATTCCATCGTTCGTACCCCAAACGAAAATAACGTCACggcattggttgaatttccattgtttatgacatttttaaccaatcacgacgttttggtgtacacttttgaaaatagcacccatgatgcattagattctgaaacggtgaattACGATCACAAAGATACAAGTTTCATTTTATAAATCGAACATAGTGCTTTTAAAGACACCAAACATTCAAACCTTAAATCAGTGTACTGTCTTCCAATATGattaaatataaacattattCTTATAGTTTAAAATGTTTTCTGCCACACAAGGAAATAAACAGATGTAAATATGTGAGCATTTTCGTTTAATTTTGTTGATAATATATAGTCTTATCAATCTTTTTTGTACAATGCCTATTCAAGGTTTAACATTTCAATTTAGATTCAATTTTGAAAGCGCTGAATTTGTTTCTATTATTCCATTTCAGGggccaagttaaaaaaaatatatattaaagaatattaaaaaataaataccagTGTTGTAAAAATTTATGCAATGTGTGTATCTTTTTATTGATAGTGTGGCCCTAGAATCTTATATCCTATATGGAGTGGATTTTGGTTAGTATGGCATATTGTATGGTTTTCTCTTGATCCGTACAATGCATACAGAAATGGTGGAGACGGTGATCCATATTACTTCATATATTTGACAAACTGGGGCTATATGCTGGTGGGATTTTATAATCTTGTGGATTTTATTGTTACTTTATATGTCCATGTGAGGAgatctgatattgtacatttatcTCCTAAGTCAGGTAGGTTTTTATTGCtgtaataattattataataatcATATAAAACCAGATAAAATATGTAGGTAAATAGTTTGACACCATTTTATACGAATTAAAATAGTAACAGACAGGAAAGCAGGATtctgacaattgtttgaattttcTTGACTAAACAGGCTCAATTTATTACAGTTATATTGATGAATACATGCGAAAACGTTACAACTGTGAatagagaaattaaaaaaaaaaaaaaaaaagcattcgcCTAACCCACCTGTGCCATATTTTGCCATtgggaaaacaaaaaaaatggctGATTAAATACTAAATCAGTGAATGTTCAATGACCGGAAGTGGTAGATATTTAAGTGGTTTAAACAAGCCCACGTTACTCTGTTCACACTTAATATCTTGAATTcatcttaaataaaggcaacagtagtataccgctgttcaaactcataaatccatggacaaaaaacaaaatcggggtaacaaactaaaactgagggaaacgcattaattataagaggagaacaatgacacaacactacaatgtaacacacacagaaacgaccaAACAAGTTATCAGATTCCAAAAAAACTTCCAATATAAACCGTATGGCGTTGTACACCTCTTATAtcattttttgttcaaaattataTTAGAGATTCCTTGATATAAAAACAAGGACTCTGCTACTCTAGACAAGAGAATAGGCACCAAAAACAACTAGCAGGATTCTAAATAGCCTTCCGCTGGATATTtgttagataaactcatcataaataccatgactaaattctgtatatacgccagacgcgcgtttcgtctacaaaagactcatcagtgacgctcgaatccaaattagttaaaaaggccaaataaagtacgaagttgaagagcattgaggaccacaattcctaaaagttttgccaaatccagatTAGATAATGACATCTTGAACTTTATAGTTTGAAATATTTCGATTTGCTGTTTCAGAGCATGTCATCAAAGCAGCCTCCTGGTCATTCGATAGTTATTCCTAAGTGTTTTATCGAAATCAATTCAATTCGTCAATTTATCTCACATTTCTTCTTCTTACATGATTCTACAGGTCGATATAAAATACAAGTCTTTAACTCCtatgttcaaaatatttttttccagatAATAAAGATCAAATGCCATGGTATATAAAACTGCTGTGGATATTATTTGAGATTACTAACAGTATAAGTGTCTTGATAACTATAGCATTCTATAGCTTACTGACACCAAGTAAGTAAAGATATGAAATCTCATTAATATGTCATGAAatatagaatcattttcataacagcgttGACAAGACTATTTCTTTGCCGGCTCATATTATCAATTGACTGGatcagattaggtgaacgttcgtctgtaatgctCACTTGTCATATCGTTCGTGTTGTGAAAATTTGAACTGGTGGGACGCCAtaggttctaaacgcctaaatcAAATATAACGAATTATTAATAAAGGACTAAATCTTGTGTGATGGTTAAAATGTTGAAAacttaaactttctttttttttcgtctCGTGCACCTCCATGTACTTTACTCTTTTAATATAATCAAATCCGCACTGGAACGCCTCTGACAGATTGAGTGAGTGATATAACTGTTATCGATAGCCGATGACTTACCCGTGAAAGGTAAACGATTCAGTATAATTACCAACACAAGTATTATGGTTGTCCatgctgttatgaaaatgattctatatacaatgtataaaaaaaactttaacaataTATCAGTAAAATGGAACTACCAGCTGCTTTTGTAAAAGAAGGTGCAGGTTTACTATACATGACTCAACAACCAAACAACACAATTAAACCAATATAGATATATAGCAGTCAACAAACCGTTTTCAACTACAATATACTATAAAGACCAGCTTTTATAGCAATTGGCAATCTCTGAATCGTAGGGCAAATGAGAAAAtagtaaaacaacaacaaaaaaatgaattcaatTACACATTTACACATGTGCAGTTGAAAATATCAgagaaacatgaaaataaaattagttacCCAACGACACTGCATAATCTTTAGATATTTATAGGACAATTCTGGCATCTGACTAGCTAAGCGTCATCTAAAATTATAAATACCATATAAACATCCAATAGAACACCCGAGAAGGAAActgacaaaacaacaaaaaatacccAAAAGATAGCCACTGTTGTAAAGGAACTTTTCTCGGACACACATTAAAGTAGTCGACTATATATAACAGAAAGAGAATAATCAGAGTACtaaagtactgaacatcggatgaccgcaagttcttgtggattaTCCGACAAGctcttgtctcagaaaaaaaatcacatctctatacctgaaagtgaggttaatgtacagatatatttgtttttctataacAAGTTCGTGCGTGGTTGATAAATCaatgacagggaattcatccTCACATTAATGActttatattgtagtgatacaaatcagtatattacagttatatttatatataattttcatgcttttgtatatcattctattctactatattaataatagtgcagtgcaactGCATGGTGGACACGTCACTCTTccgtaataattcgatttttctaatagaatggatttgagtaggcattcgtattttcccgcaaaaaatgtttaatcatcCATGCTATGTTATCGTTCCTTtagattgcaaacgttcttgagatattcttctgcATGCGTGTGCATCGATGTTAATGATTTTTTACCCATATGTATATAcacataacaaaacattttaaaattaataatttatctTCTTTAAAAAGCAATAAAGAATGTCAATTTGCACTTGATGCTGTCTACGTATTCATCATGTTTAtctgtttatagatcggttaaaaacccaaaacgaatattaagtaatggaaatctaggcgatagcaatacacagggatgccctcacggtcatccgctGTTAAAAGAAACCAATTATAACCAATAGTTCACGacattataatataataaaaaaaataagatattaaaCATCATTCAAAAGATCTTTTCATTAGATATGTAAGAAAAATCAGTCGGATCTACGGGTTACATGGAcacaaaaagataaacaaattctGTTACGTAACAAACAGGATATCTATGAAGTGTAAATAATCGGGTGAGACCGAGGAACTATCTATTTTTAGTTGtgaatcattaaaaaaacatttgataattAGAAAGAATTATGTAATAAATTTACTTCcatatatagatttaaagaaaGGCTTTAGATTTAtgacttatttttaaaattaaatatgagTCTTGATTTGGAAAAGAAAGTATAAAAATGAGATgaattaatattgaaaatgtttttctttttttcaggtgGTGACCCATCTAGTATAGAAAAACACGCTATAAACTCAGTGTATGTGCTGTTGAATTTTTTTATCTGTGCCAAACCTGTTCGATTATTACATGTTATATATCCGTTAATAATTGGTGCTATTTATGTAATATTTTCCGTGATTTATCAAGTTGGAGGAGATGGAGCAGCAATATATCCGGTTTTAGACTGGGACCAAGCTGGAACGACAATTGTATATGTCGTAGTTCTCACATGCATTGGTGTTCCTGTCGTTCACATGGCTTTCTTTGCTATGTATCAGCTACGCATATTTATCCACGACAAATGTTGTGCTAAAAGTGGAGTGCAGTGTTATACTGAACAAACCGCAATCAGAACTGGAGAAAGTGGTGTAACGTCTTACATGTGATGAAAGTATCAGCATTTCAACTCATTTATGCTTGTTtattcttttaacatttttatttcatatcttATGAGAGCGCAGATCCATTCATATTCATGTCACattgtattgtatttattttttatattctttttattcatatttctgAACCAGCATATTGTGCATTCGCAAGCATTTAACCTGTGAACAGTATATCATCATTATTTAATTCTGCAGACTAGCATTGACAATACTTTTTTAAATGTACATTATATTCAGACATacgaaataaaatgtttgaaagtcTGTGCTGGCTTTCAGAGTATTGTAAAACTAACATCATAGGACTACTAACCTCGGGTAGTTGTCTTCTTTCTCTAGAGCAAAACCAAACCGTTTTCTTAAATGTCTTCCAGACTGAGTATATTAAAAGTTCGGAAAGATTTCTAATTGTCTAGATAGCAAACCATGATCGCACACACATCATCATTCAAGTAaaagtttttcctttttttctttttctttttcgtttgtttaatttgtattttattttttgtgtttttgttttctaaatgttcatttattcatttatttatttttatatatatttttttctatattattgttTCTTTCTCTCTTCACTTCTCTGTCTTTTGATATAAATccatatagatatatagatataccATTCTATCCATGCAtgctcatacatatattttgtattatttttctaTCAATGTTAAATGGAGAACATTTTGATAAAGATTAGATATGTAAAAAGGTTAGAACTTCCAGCTGTGCCTGCTGGGTTTTGACTGCCATTAGCAGACCCAATCCTAATAACAATAATttatttacttgatttttttttttagatattggtgacattcaaaaatatgataattatgtagtttaagaatgtacttagatgaaatcaaataaatcaaGTGATTAAGATTGATACTATATGCCGGAAGAGCATCAGTTAAGGATAAAAAGaagcttaaaatattgataggtcattgAGCTCCTTTTCCAGATATCCGATATTAATGAAATTCGTGGTGTACATACTACATTTTTCCAGGTACCGATGATATTTATGTTATTCAAAAAAATAGAGACATTTCATAGGTGCATAGGTGCGACAGACGTGTCGGAAATATTATACAACACAATAAGGAAATACTTACtttttagatttattttctttataaaagaaTAAGTAGATGTGATGATCTTTActaatatttgtcttttttatattcatttacattgaagggttaataATTGGGATAAAATGAACATTGTTGTAAGCCTATAGATagcaaaagaaataaacagaaatGTCTATACTGGTCTTTAGCTTTGGCTTTAATAGTCCTTTTTTTATAATCCTTATAGcttggctcggtatttatacatctcgatattgtgttattgtggtatggtctttttgtattcttgtctttcatttttcttATGTGTCTTGTCTATATTATGCCATTTTATTTAGTTTGTTGACACAGCTGTTAATTTATATTGTGATTAAGAAAATAACTCAATGTTGTCTGCTATATcccaaattttgacatttttgcctatCATGTCTGACACATTATTATCAATGTAATCGACTCAATTATATGCGAATGTGGAAtgtcatacaggtgagaggttttgaaagctataaaaccaggtttaatctaccatttccTATATAAGTAAATATCAAtacaaagtcaggaataggacCGTTGTGTTCAGTTCCGCGTGTGATGTGTTTGTcaatgagcttttgattttgccatttgataaatgatattccgttttgaattttccttggagttcggtatttttaaaattttactttttatgtttctGGTTAAGATACTTTGATGAATTAACAACGGTCAAACACTTTGAGATAAGCATGCAATCTGTTGCACCAAACTGAGAAGTTGTGACGATAAAGGATATTTGCCATCGCCTTCATCAATCTATTTCATTGGTTAATATCCCCAACTGGAAATCAGTCGTTCGAATATATACATGAATCAATACAATAAATAGAGCAATATagatgatatttatttttatttttctgtttcgCTTCTTACAGTTTTCTATGTGTCTATAGACTTGTGACTACGTTTAATGTAACagtatctttttattttgtaagaACTTGTATGCGTAATTGATGTACTACTAGGTTTGTGTAAAAACCTTGAAATGAGGTGGCGGGGGTATAACGAATCATCAATGCGTAATTGATGTGCGACGAggcttggtaaaaaaaaaagcttgcaaTGAAGTGGCAGGGGTATAACGAATCATCAAAACAATCTTTGCATAATCgagaatcttaaaaaaaaaatggttgccgAAACATGAAAACTAGAAACATATGCTTTGGCTTTAATAGTCCTTTTTAATAATCATATAGCTTGGCTCGGTATTTATATATCTCGCTATTGTGTTATTGTGGTATGgtctttttgtattcttgtctttcatttttcttATGTGTCTTGTCTATATTAtgccattttattttattttgatgacaCAGCTGAGAAATAGTGACGATAAAGGATATTTTCCATCGCCTTCATCATTCTGGTGTCCCTCAGGGAACAGTTTTAGGCCCAACATTATTTTTACTCTTCATTAATGACCTACCCGAACATGTAACTTGCAATCCAAGAGTTTTTGCAGATGACGGTTTATTGTATAGGAATGTAAATAATAGTTCAGATGCCAAATTACTTCAAAAAGATTTATCTAGTTTAGTACAATGGGAAGAGGACTGGCAAATGAATTTAATCCTGAGAAGTgttatgttattcatatttcTAAAAAAGAGTAAACCTTCCGCTATTGATTATATTTTGCACAATCATGTTTTAGAAG
Encoded here:
- the LOC143045114 gene encoding protein rolling stone-like — its product is MTRCDDLKKEFQCTNFVFDHDSPKLFVLAECGPRILYPIWSGFWLVWHIVWFSLDPYNAYRNGGDGDPYYFIYLTNWGYMLVGFYNLVDFIVTLYVHVRRSDIVHLSPKSDNKDQMPWYIKLLWILFEITNSISVLITIAFYSLLTPSGDPSSIEKHAINSVYVLLNFFICAKPVRLLHVIYPLIIGAIYVIFSVIYQVGGDGAAIYPVLDWDQAGTTIVYVVVLTCIGVPVVHMAFFAMYQLRIFIHDKCCAKSGVQCYTEQTAIRTGESGVTSYM